One Prunus dulcis chromosome 8, ALMONDv2, whole genome shotgun sequence DNA window includes the following coding sequences:
- the LOC117636674 gene encoding photosystem II reaction center W protein, chloroplastic, giving the protein MATITASTPTSSITRASLVHKPSVGAPSATVLALPSLARKGKVSCSMEGKKESSNSKMGKGASLAAAAMAATMSSPAMALVDDRLSTEGTGLPFGLSNNILGWILFGVFGLIWTFYFIYTSSLEEDEESGLSL; this is encoded by the exons ATGGCAACCATTACTGCTAGCACTCCAACCTCATCAATCACGAGGGCAAGTCTGGTGCACAAGCCATCTGTTGGGGCTCCATCCGCAACTGTGTTGG CTTTGCCATCACTTGCAAGGAAGGGGAAAGTGAGTTGTTCCATGGAGGGAAAGAAGGAGAGCAGCAACTCAAAGATGGGCAAGGGTGCATCTTTGGCTGCAGCAGCTATGGCTGCAACCATGTCAAGCCCAGCCATGGCTTTGGTGGATGACAGATTGAGCACAGAAGGAACAGGGCTTCCCTTTGGCTTGAGCAACAACATTCTTGGCTGGATCCTCTTTGGTGTGTTTGGCCTCATCTGGACCTTTTACTTCATCTACACTTCCTCTCTGGAAGAGGATGAAGAGTCAGGATTGTCCCTCTGA
- the LOC117636673 gene encoding probable galacturonosyltransferase 6, with the protein MKLFRRCQRILILSLLSVSVFAPIIFVSQRLKNLSTTGRKEFIEDLSNIKYRTDGLKLSVEQEASEGLKEPRKVLYEDKDLVSAVSYTLKENHDAKKSGNVGDTTDMLEITENGTKYENQDGDNQFQRREISSMSGEKKQLNQEIVQQDQNAHSQSRKVIDGKIKQLKDVKPNRAVPHDQNVQNMRKVTERINEMKDQVVRAKLYLSFTPPGSKSNLVKELKLRIKEVERAISGATKDSDLSRSALQRMRNMESSLSKASRAYPDCSSMTTKLRSMTQNTEEQVRSQKKQVSYLFHLAASTTPKGLHCLSMQLTAEYFALDPKERQFPNQQKLHDPELYHYAVFSDNVLASTVVVNSTVSTAMEPEKIVFHVVTDSLNFPAVSMWFLLNPPGKATIQVQSIESFDWLSTKYHAALRQNSGDPRYASELNHLRFYLPEIFPALNKIVLFDHDVVVQKDLTRLWSINMKGKVNAAVETCHKSETSFHRMDAFINFSDPFVAKRFHADACTWAFGMNLFDLQEWRRQNLTTVYHKYLQLGNKRPLWVAGSLPLGWVTFYKKTVALDRRWHILGLGYESGVVRADIDRAAVIHYDGIMKPWLDIGIGRHKGYWSKYVNYEDSHLQRCNIHA; encoded by the exons ATGAAGCTATTTCGTCGATGCCAGAGGATCCTCATCCTCTCTCTGCTCTCCGTCTCTGTTTTCGCGCCCATCATCTTCGTCTCCCAAAGGCTAAAAAATCTCTCAACTACTG GGCGGAAGGAATTCATAGAGGATTTGTCGAATATT AAATACAGGACTGATGGTTTGAAACTTAGTGTTGAGCAG GAAGCTAGTGAAGGCTTGAAAGAACCCAGAAAAGTTCTATATGAAGATAAGGATTTGGTTTCTGCTGTTAGTTACACTCTTAAAGAGAATCACGATGCTAAGAAATCTGGAAATGTGGGAGACACTACTGATATGCTAGAAATAACTGAAAATG GAACCAAATATGAGAACCAAGACGGAGATAATCAATTTCAGCGTAGAGAAATATCATCCATGTCTGGGGAAAAG AAACAATTGAACCAAGAAATAGTCCAGCAAGATCAGAATGCACACTCTCAGTCACGGAAAGTAATAGATGGGAAAATAAAACAGTTGAAAGATGTAAAACCTAACCGTGCAGTTCCACACGACCAGAATGTGCAAAATATGCGGAAAGTGACAGAGAGGATAAATGAGATGAAAGATCAAGTGGTTAGAGCTAAACTATACTTGAGTTTTACACCACCAGGCAGCAAGTCGAATCTCGTGAAGGAGTTGAAACTGCGAATTAAAGAGGTGGAACGGGCAATTAGTGGAGCCACCAAGGATTCAGATTTATCAAGGAG TGCTTTGCAGAGAATGAGAAACATGGAGTCTTCACTATCTAAAGCCAGCCGTGCTTACCCAGATTGCTCTTCGATGACCACAAAACTCCGTTCTATGACTCAGAACACTGAAGAGCAAGTTCGGTCGCAGAAGAAGCAAGTCTCTTATCTTTTTCACCTTGCTGCAAGCACAACTCCGAAAGGTCTTCATTGTCTTTCTATGCAGCTGACTGCAGAATACTTTGCTCTGGATCCCAAGGAGAGGCAGTTTCCTAACCAACAAAAGTTGCATGATCCGGAGCTCTATCATTATGCTGTCTTCTCTGACAATGTTCTGGCATCTACAGTGGTTGTGAACTCCACTGTTTCCACTGCCATG GAACCCGAGAAGATTGTTTTTCATGTGGTGACTGATTCACTCAATTTTCCAGCAGTCTCAATGTGGTTCTTATTAAATCCTCCTGGCAAAGCCACAATCCAAGTCCAGAGCATAGAGAGTTTTGATTGGTTGTCTACCAAGTACCATGCAGCATTAAGGCAAAACTCCGGTGACCCTAGATATGCTTCTGAACTTAACCACCTCCGATTCTATCTGCCAGAAATCTTTCCTGCATTGAATAAGATTGTGCTCTTTGATCATGATGTGGTGGTGCAAAAGGATCTAACTAGATTATGGAGTATCAATATGAAAGGGAAAGTAAATGCAGCTGTCGAGACTTGTCATAAAAGTGAAACTTCCTTCCATCGGATGGATGCATTTATCAACTTCTCGGATCCATTTGTAGCAAAGAGGTTTCATGCTGATGCATGCACTTGGGCATTTGGCATGAATTTGTTTGATCTTCAAGAGTGGAGGAGACAGAATCTAACTACTGTCTACCATAAATACTTGCAATTG GGCAATAAGAGGCCATTGTGGGTGGCTGGGAGTTTGCCCTTAGGTTGGGTCACCTTCTATAAAAAGACAGTAGCTTTGGACAGGCGATGGCATATCCTTGGGCTGGGTTATGAGTCTGGTGTGGTTCGTGCTGACATTGATCGAGCGGCAGTAATACACTATGATGGAATTATGAAGCCATGGTTGGATATTGGGATTGGGAGGCACAAGGGTTATTGGAGCAAATATGTGAACTATGAAGACTCTCATCTGCAACGGTGCAACATACATGCGTAG
- the LOC117637495 gene encoding glutathione reductase, chloroplastic, whose translation MATSLSTPKLTSFSSSPTLQNLLFSKNLPTPLSLRRTLTSLSHLHRTSISPLHHHSRRRGFSVRADSGNGADSGRHYDYDLFTIGAGSGGVRASRFAANFGASVAICELPFATIASDTAGGVGGTCVLRGCVPKKLLVYASQFAHEFEESNGFGWRYETEPKHDWSTLMANKNAELQRLTGIYKNVLKNAGVALIEGRGKIVDPHTVDVDGKLYSARHIIVSVGGRPFIPEIPGIEYAIDSDAALDLPSKPKKIAIVGGGYIAVEFAGIFNGLSSDVHVFIRQKKVLRGFDEEVRDFVQEHMSLRGIEFHAEESPQAIVKSADGSLSLKTNKGTLEGFSHIMFATGRRPNTKNLGLEEVGVKLSKTGAIEVDEFSRTSVPSVWAVGDVTDRVNLTPVALMEGGALAKTLFLNEPTKPDYRAVPSAVFSQPPIGQVGLTEEQAIEQYGDVDIYTSNFRPLKATLSGLPDRVFMKLLVCAKTNKVLGLHMCGEDSAEIVQGFAVVVKAGLTKADLDATIGIHPTAAEEFVTMRTPTRKIRKNPPSQGKTDSDVTAAAGV comes from the exons ATGGccacctctctctctacaCCTAAGCTCAcctccttctcttcctccccaACACTCCAAAACCTACTCTTCTCCAAAAACCTCCcaacccctctctctctgcgcAGAACCCTAACCTCTCTCTCCCACCTCCACCGTACCTCTATCTCTCCCCTCCACCACCACAGCCGCCGCCGCGGCTTCTCCGTTCGCGCCGATTCCGGAAATGGCGCCGACTCCGGCCGCCACTACGATTACGACCTCTTCACCATCGGTGCCGGCAGTGGCGGCGTCCGCGCCTCCCGCTTTGCCGCGAATTTCGGTGCCTCGGTTGCCATCTGCGAGCTCCCTTTCGCCACCATCGCTTCCGATACCGCTGGCGGCGTCGGCGGCAC GTGCGTGCTTCGGGGATGTGTACCCAAGAAACTACTGGTTTACGCGTCACAATTTGCTCATGAGTTTGAAGAGAGTAATGGGTTTGGATGGAGATATGAGACTGAGCCAAAGCATGATTGGAGCACATTAATGGCTAATAAGAATGCTGAATTGCAACGCCTCACTGGGATCTACAAAAATGTTCTTAAAAATGCTGGTGTCGCTTTAATCGAAGGTCGTGGAAAG ATAGTGGACCCACACACGGTTGATGTAGATGGGAAGCTATATTCTGCGAGACATATAATAGTTTCAGTTGGGGGGCGACCCTTCATTCCTGAAATTCCTGGAATTGAATATGCAATAGATTCTGATGCTGCCCTTGATTTGCCTTCGAAGCCTAAGAAAATAGCAATAGTTGGTGGTGGGTACATTGCCGTGGAATTTGCTGGCATCTTCAATGGTTTGTCGAGTGATGTCCATGTGTTTATAAGGCAAAAGAAAGTTTTGAGGGGTTTTGATGAAGAG GTTAGAGATTTTGTTCAAGAACATATGTCTTTGCGAGGAATTGAGTTCCATGCAGAGGAGTCCCCTCAGGCTATCGTTAAGTCAGCTGACGGTTCGTTGTCTCTGAAGACCAACAAAGGAACACTTGAAGGGTTTTCACACATTATGTTTGCGACAGGACGTAGACCTAATACAAag AATTTAGGATTGGAGGAAGTAGGCGTAAAACTGAGCAAGACTGGAGCAATAGAG GTTGATGAATTTTCTCGTACATCAGTTCCTTCAGTCTGGGCTGTAGGAGATGTTACAGACAGAGTGAACCTGACTCCAGTTGCTTTGATGGAGGGAGGGGCATTAGCCAAAACACTTTTTCTGAATGAGCCAACAAAACCTGATTACAG AGCTGTTCCTTCTGCTGTGTTTTCCCAGCCACCAATTGGGCAAGTTGGTCTTACTGAAGAACAG GCTATCGAACAATATGGTGATGTTGATATCTACACGTCAAACTTCAGGCCTTTAAAGGCTACTCTCTCAGGGTTGCCAGATCGAGTGTTCATGAAACTTTTAGTCTGTGCAAAGACAAACAAAGTTCTGGGGTTGCACATGTGTGGGGAAGATTCTGCAGAAATTGTGCAG GGATTTGCAGTAGTTGTGAAAGCTGGCTTGACAAAGGCAGACTTAGATGCCACAATTGGTATTCACCCAACGGCCGCTGAAGAGTTCGTCACAATGAGGACTCCCACTCGGAAGATTCGGAAAAACCCTCCATCTCAG GGGAAGACAGATTCTGATGTTACGGCTGCCGCTGGTGTTTGA
- the LOC117638257 gene encoding magnesium transporter MRS2-I-like, producing MLALEMARDGLLVPVESTQTAAQSSAAKKKTAALRSWISLDQDGEGTVLDLDKYAIIRRVQIHARDLRLLDPLLSYPSTILGREKVIVLNLEHIKAIITADEVLLRDPFDDNVLPIVEELQRRLPLVSANFQGQGEDEETSGVQKDVETDELKFPFEFRALEVALEGICSFLDARTRELETDAYPALDELTSKISSRNLDRVRKLKSAMTRLTNRVQKVRDELEQLLDDDDDMADLYLSRKLVGTSPLSDLGAPNWSLASPTITIGSRVSKTSRASAATTAEENDVEELEMLLEAYFMQIESTLNKLTTLREYIDDTEDYINIQLDNHRNQLIQLELFLSSGTVCLSVYSLVAAIFGMNIPYTWKEGHGYLFKWVIIVTGVVCASLFLFIISYARHKGLVGS from the exons ATGTTGGCTTTAGAAATGGCTCGAGATGGGTTGCTGGTTCCAGTGGAGAGCACCCAAACTGCAGCTCAATCCTCTGCTGCTAAGAAAAAGACTGCAGCTTTGAGAAGCTGGATTTCGCTGGACCAAGATGGGGAAGGAACCGTATTGGATTTGGACAAGTACGCCATTATCCGCAGAGTTCAAATTCACGCTAGAGATCTTCGGCTTCTTGATCCCTTGTTATCATATCCTTCTACCATCTTGGGTAGAGAGAAAGTGATTGTTCTAAATTTGGAG CACATTAAAGCTATAATCACAGCAGACGAg GTATTGCTTAGAGATCCTTTTGATGATAATGTACTGCCTATTGTTGAGGAACTTCAAAGACGTTTGCCTCTAGTAAGTGCCAATTTCCAAGGCCaaggagaagatgaagaaaccTCAGGGGTACAGAAGGATGTTGAAACCGATGAACTCA AATTTCCATTTGAATTTCGGGCATTAGAAGTTGCACTAGAAGGTATTTGTAGTTTTCTTGATGCGCGCACAAGAGAACTAGAGACTGATGCTTATCCGGCTTTAGATGAGCTGACTTCCAAG ATTAGCAGtcggaatttggatcgggtgcGTAAATTGAAGAGTGCAATGACCAGGTTGACAAATCGGGTTCAAAAG GTAAGAGATGAACTCGAACAACTTCTTGATGACGACGATGACATGGCCGACCTTTACTTATCAAGAAAGCTGGTTGGGACTTCACCTCTCAGTGACTTGGGTGCTCCAAATTGGTCTCTCGCCTCACCTACCATAACTATAGGCTCAAGGGTGTCCAAAACAAGCAGGGCAAGTGCAGCAACGACAGCCGAGGAGAATGATGTTGAGGAACTTGAGATGTTGCTTGAG GCTTACTTTATGCAAATTGAAAGCACATTGAATAAATTGACCACG CTCCGTGAATACATTGATGACACAGAGGATTACATTAATATCCAG CTTGACAATCATCGAAATCAGCTAATTCAG CTAGAGCTGTTCCTAAGTTCTGGAACTGTTTGTTTGTCTGTATATTCTCTGGTGGCTGCAATATTTGGCATGAACATCCCATATACTTGGAAGGAAGGTCATGGCTACCTATTCAAATGG GTGATCATCGTCACGGGGGTAGTTTGTGCCTCTCTTTTCTTGTTCATAATCTCATATGCTCGGCACAAAGGTCTTGTTGGATCTTGA